In one window of Syngnathus scovelli strain Florida chromosome 20, RoL_Ssco_1.2, whole genome shotgun sequence DNA:
- the LOC125990036 gene encoding hydroperoxide isomerase ALOXE3-like yields MVVFGNIGGSPPQKKLSAFVVHIWPQAFSLTPLFLPDATHSSSSQRHTPVSTQRGLALKEKPRPGFLCRTEVGSFSVMSAFTLGFLLLLQVEKDPLQESQDGAWFCCTVLMKTPEDDDVFFPCYKCWSRGDLVLLRGGRATKAFEDLYPRLQDQRKRELVQQKLTFEWDEYAEGMSYVLSVKNPNWLPAERRFSISKMEQFADREDKRTFKKEGDE; encoded by the exons ATGGTGGTATTTGGCAACATTGGAggttcccccccccaaaaaaaattatctgcTTTTGTGGTCCACATCTGGCCCCAGGCCTTCAGTTTGACACCGCTTTTCTTACCTGACGCCACTCACTCATCAAGTAGTCAACGCCACACACCAGTGTCTACTCAACGGGGGTTGGCCTTAAAAGAGAAGCCTCGACCCGGGTTTTTGTGCAGAACCGAG GTGGGAAGTTTCTCTGTGATGTCTGCGTTTACTTTGggattcctcctcctcctccaagtGGAGAAAGATCCTCTCCAGGAATCTCAAGATGGGGCGTGGTTTTGCTGCACTGTTCTCATGAAGACTCCTGAGGATGATGACGTCTTCTTCCCCTGCTACAAGTGCTGGTCCAGGggtgaccttgtgctcctgagaGGAGGCAGAG CCACAAAAGCGTTTGAAGACTTGTACCCGCGACTCCAAGACCAACGGAAACGAGAATTGGTCCAACAGAAGTTGACATTCGA ATGGGACGAGTACGCCGAAGGGATGTCTTACGTCTTAAGTGTCAAAAATCCAAATTGGCTCCCCGCAGAACGTCGCTTCTCAATCTCCAAAATGGAGCAGTTTGCGGACAGG